A genomic window from Variovorax paradoxus includes:
- a CDS encoding OFA family MFS transporter, which produces MAGSSAGVLDGERVVGGGAQTQPGFLEKERIIAGPGFNRWLVPPAALAIHLCIGMAYGFSVFWLPLSKALGTAGTGAQACAKDMSFFAELFATNCDWRVATLGWMYTLFFVFLGCSAALWGGWLERAGPRKAGVVSAICWCGGMLLSAVGIHLHQFWLMILGSGVIGGIGLGLGYISPVSTLIKWFPDRRGMATGMAIMGFGGGAMIGSPLAVDLMKRFSTATDVGVMQTFVVMALGYFVFMMAGALGYRVPPSGWKPEGWTPPPAQTTNTMITQRHVHVKKVWGIPQFWLVWLVLCMNVSAGIGVIGMASPMLQEVFGGALIDLPAKYGQLDKTQLAAIAVVAGGFTALLSLFNIGGRFVWASLSDKLGRKLTYTVFFVLGGILYASIPSSAGAGSKLLFVGACCVIVSMYGGGFATVPAYLADLFGTQFVGAIHGRLLTAWATAGILGPVVVNYMREYQLGLGLPREQVYNQTMYILVGMLVIGFIANLLVRPVADKHFMTDDELAVEKKLAHEKASAAEVGSGSGRADTVSPAVVALAWVAVGIPLAWGVYKTLISAAKFFG; this is translated from the coding sequence ATGGCAGGTTCATCTGCAGGCGTTCTCGATGGAGAACGCGTCGTTGGGGGAGGGGCGCAGACGCAACCCGGCTTCCTGGAAAAAGAACGCATCATCGCGGGCCCCGGCTTCAATCGCTGGCTGGTTCCGCCGGCTGCATTGGCCATTCATCTGTGCATTGGCATGGCGTACGGCTTCTCGGTGTTCTGGCTGCCGCTGTCGAAGGCGCTCGGCACTGCCGGCACCGGCGCACAGGCCTGCGCCAAGGACATGAGCTTCTTCGCCGAGCTCTTCGCCACCAACTGCGACTGGCGCGTGGCCACGCTCGGCTGGATGTACACCCTGTTCTTCGTCTTCCTCGGCTGCTCGGCGGCCCTGTGGGGCGGCTGGCTCGAACGCGCGGGCCCGCGCAAGGCCGGTGTGGTGTCGGCGATTTGCTGGTGCGGCGGCATGCTGCTGTCGGCGGTGGGCATCCACCTGCACCAGTTCTGGCTGATGATCCTCGGCTCGGGCGTGATCGGCGGCATCGGCCTGGGGCTGGGCTACATCTCGCCGGTGAGCACGCTGATCAAGTGGTTCCCTGACCGCCGCGGCATGGCAACCGGCATGGCCATCATGGGCTTCGGCGGCGGCGCGATGATCGGCTCGCCGCTGGCGGTCGACCTGATGAAGCGCTTCTCCACGGCCACCGACGTGGGTGTGATGCAGACCTTTGTGGTGATGGCGCTGGGCTACTTTGTCTTCATGATGGCCGGTGCGCTGGGCTACCGCGTGCCGCCCTCGGGCTGGAAGCCCGAAGGCTGGACGCCGCCCCCGGCGCAGACCACCAACACCATGATCACGCAGCGCCACGTGCACGTGAAAAAGGTCTGGGGCATTCCGCAGTTCTGGCTCGTGTGGCTGGTGCTGTGCATGAACGTGAGCGCGGGCATCGGCGTGATCGGCATGGCCTCGCCCATGCTGCAGGAAGTGTTCGGCGGCGCGCTGATCGACCTGCCGGCCAAGTACGGCCAGCTCGACAAGACCCAGCTCGCGGCCATCGCGGTGGTGGCAGGCGGCTTCACGGCGCTGCTGTCGCTGTTCAACATCGGCGGGCGCTTCGTGTGGGCCAGCCTGTCGGACAAGCTGGGCCGCAAGCTCACCTACACGGTGTTCTTCGTGCTCGGCGGCATCCTGTACGCGAGCATTCCCTCGTCGGCCGGCGCGGGCAGCAAGCTGCTGTTTGTGGGCGCGTGCTGCGTGATCGTGTCGATGTACGGCGGCGGCTTCGCCACGGTGCCGGCCTACCTGGCCGACCTGTTCGGCACGCAGTTCGTGGGCGCCATCCATGGCCGCCTGCTCACGGCGTGGGCCACGGCCGGCATCCTCGGCCCGGTGGTCGTGAACTACATGCGCGAGTACCAGCTGGGCCTGGGCCTGCCGCGCGAGCAGGTCTACAACCAGACCATGTACATCCTCGTGGGCATGCTGGTGATCGGCTTCATCGCCAACCTGCTGGTGCGCCCGGTGGCCGACAAGCACTTCATGACCGACGACGAACTGGCCGTCGAGAAGAAGCTGGCGCACGAGAAGGCCTCGGCGGCCGAAGTGGGCAGCGGCTCGGGCCGTGCCGACACGGTGAGCCCGGCGGTGGTGGCGCTGGCCTGGGTGGCGGTGGGTATTCCGCTGGCCTGGGGTGTGTACAAGACCCTGATCAGCGCGGCCAAGTTCTTCGGCTGA
- a CDS encoding winged helix-turn-helix domain-containing protein, whose product MKSKVQFRLRVYRDDTIAIGPGKIAVLEAVAETGSISAAARLLGMSYRRAWMLIDEMNQSLASPAVNTAAGGSRGGGTALTPVGEEIVKHYRAIENAARLATAADIRALTRLLAP is encoded by the coding sequence ATGAAATCCAAAGTCCAGTTCCGTCTGCGCGTCTACCGGGACGACACCATCGCCATCGGTCCCGGCAAGATCGCCGTGCTCGAAGCCGTGGCCGAGACCGGCTCGATCTCGGCGGCTGCCCGGCTGCTGGGCATGTCGTATCGCAGGGCCTGGATGCTGATCGACGAGATGAACCAGTCGCTGGCCTCGCCGGCCGTGAACACCGCCGCCGGCGGCTCGCGCGGGGGCGGCACCGCACTGACGCCGGTGGGCGAGGAAATCGTCAAGCACTACCGCGCCATCGAGAACGCGGCGCGCCTTGCCACGGCGGCCGACATCCGCGCGCTGACGCGCCTGCTGGCGCCATGA
- the tsaA gene encoding tRNA (N6-threonylcarbamoyladenosine(37)-N6)-methyltransferase TrmO: MSSEAEADVVCRPVGLVRSRFTEATGMPIQTAGAPEETGRIEVFAEFAPGLRDIEGFDYLILVTHLHQCAHERLEVVPFLDNASHGVFATRAPARPNRLGLSIVRLTSVEGTTLHFSGNDMMDGTPVLDIKPYVPKFDVRETDRIGWFGARLDQLPRTRSDGRTG, from the coding sequence ATGAGCTCCGAGGCCGAGGCCGATGTCGTCTGCCGCCCGGTCGGCCTGGTGCGCAGCCGCTTCACTGAGGCCACCGGCATGCCGATCCAGACGGCCGGCGCGCCCGAAGAAACGGGGCGCATCGAAGTGTTCGCCGAGTTCGCGCCGGGCCTGCGCGACATCGAGGGCTTCGACTACCTGATCCTCGTCACCCATCTGCATCAGTGCGCGCACGAGCGGCTGGAGGTGGTGCCCTTTCTGGACAACGCATCGCACGGCGTCTTCGCCACGCGCGCGCCCGCGCGGCCGAACCGGCTGGGCCTGTCGATCGTGCGGCTCACCTCGGTGGAGGGCACGACGCTGCACTTCAGCGGCAACGACATGATGGACGGCACGCCCGTGCTCGACATCAAGCCCTACGTGCCGAAGTTCGACGTGCGCGAGACCGACCGCATCGGCTGGTTCGGCGCCAGGCTCGATCAGCTGCCGCGCACCCGCTCCGACGGCAGGACGGGCTGA
- the modB gene encoding molybdate ABC transporter permease subunit codes for MNTTNSLIASTDWFPLVLSLKVAAVATLLALIVGVALGWVFARKKFFGRTVLEAVFMLPLVLPPTVIGYAILVAAGRRSPLGAWLREHLDYTIIFSWHGAVVASAVVALPLVLKSASAAFSGVDRSLEAAASTLRQSPFSVFLRVTLPLAWPGILAGTLLAFARAMGEFGASLMVAGSIPKQTQTLSMAIYDAVQAGHDDLALLLVIVTSLLSITVLVLSNRFFSLR; via the coding sequence ATGAACACGACGAACTCGCTCATCGCTTCGACCGACTGGTTCCCGCTGGTGCTGTCGCTCAAGGTTGCCGCCGTGGCGACCCTGCTGGCGCTGATCGTCGGCGTGGCGCTGGGCTGGGTGTTTGCGCGCAAGAAGTTCTTTGGCCGCACCGTGCTCGAGGCCGTCTTCATGCTGCCGCTGGTGCTGCCGCCCACGGTGATCGGCTACGCGATCCTCGTGGCGGCCGGGCGCCGCAGCCCGCTGGGCGCGTGGCTGCGCGAGCATCTCGACTACACCATCATCTTCAGCTGGCACGGCGCCGTGGTGGCCTCTGCCGTGGTCGCGCTGCCGCTGGTGCTCAAGTCGGCCAGCGCGGCGTTCTCGGGCGTCGACCGCTCGCTCGAAGCTGCGGCCAGCACGCTGCGGCAGTCGCCGTTCTCGGTGTTCCTGCGTGTCACGCTGCCGCTGGCCTGGCCTGGCATCCTGGCCGGCACGCTGCTCGCGTTCGCGCGTGCCATGGGCGAATTCGGCGCGTCGCTGATGGTGGCTGGCTCCATCCCCAAGCAGACGCAGACGTTGTCGATGGCCATTTATGACGCGGTGCAGGCAGGGCACGACGACCTCGCTCTGCTGCTGGTCATCGTGACTTCGTTGCTGTCGATCACCGTGCTGGTGCTGTCGAACCGCTTCTTTTCTCTTCGCTGA
- the modA gene encoding molybdate ABC transporter substrate-binding protein, whose translation MRPFRLLSLILALALPLVAGAQQITVSAAASLTDAFKEIGPKFEAAKTGATVRFNFAASGVLLQQIGQGAPVDVFASADQETMNRGVEQKAIDAATRKDFVTNSLVLIEPAKEGVGLKTLQDLGGANVKKIAVGKVATVPVGRYTKQVLDNANLWTTLEPKFVQADSVRQVLDYVSRGEVEAGFVYRTDAAVAGDKVKIAFTPTGHTPVTYPIAVVAESKQKALAGDFIAFLSTPAAQEVLTRYGFGKP comes from the coding sequence ATGCGTCCGTTTCGCCTTCTGTCGTTGATTCTTGCACTCGCCTTGCCGCTGGTTGCGGGCGCCCAGCAAATCACCGTGTCCGCCGCTGCCAGCCTGACCGACGCATTCAAGGAAATCGGCCCCAAGTTCGAGGCTGCCAAGACGGGTGCCACGGTGCGCTTCAATTTCGCGGCCTCAGGCGTACTGCTGCAGCAGATCGGCCAGGGCGCACCGGTGGATGTGTTCGCCAGCGCCGACCAGGAGACGATGAACCGCGGCGTCGAGCAGAAGGCGATCGACGCCGCCACGCGAAAAGACTTCGTCACCAACAGCCTGGTGCTCATCGAACCGGCCAAGGAGGGTGTGGGCCTCAAGACGCTGCAGGATCTGGGCGGCGCCAATGTGAAGAAGATCGCCGTCGGCAAGGTCGCCACCGTGCCGGTCGGCCGCTACACCAAGCAGGTGCTGGACAACGCCAACCTCTGGACCACGCTCGAACCCAAGTTCGTACAGGCCGACAGCGTGCGCCAGGTGCTCGACTACGTGAGCCGCGGCGAGGTCGAGGCCGGCTTCGTCTACCGCACCGACGCGGCCGTGGCCGGCGACAAGGTGAAGATCGCCTTCACGCCCACCGGCCACACGCCCGTGACCTACCCCATCGCCGTGGTCGCCGAGAGCAAGCAGAAGGCCCTGGCCGGCGACTTCATCGCCTTCCTCTCGACGCCCGCCGCGCAGGAAGTGCTCACGCGCTACGGATTCGGCAAGCCATGA
- a CDS encoding ABC transporter ATP-binding protein → MIDVDLKLTVADGRRRFDLAVRFATDVPFAALYGPSGAGKSLTLQAIAGLLHPSSGHVRLDGRTLYDSAQGIDVPAPARRIGYLFQDYALFPHLSVRENVAFGLTAWHRRKPAAKDAERVHALLESFGLAALADSRPQSLSGGQQQRVALARALACEPQVLLLDEPFAALNPMLRAELRNELAQVRRQWGIPVLMITHDIEDVLALADVAFVYKDGQVVREIDLHNAESRDFALRDIAGVQAVEETPLRSKLRGLLMQDVRG, encoded by the coding sequence ATGATCGATGTCGATCTGAAGCTCACGGTGGCCGACGGCCGCCGGCGCTTCGATCTGGCGGTGCGTTTCGCGACGGACGTGCCCTTTGCCGCGCTCTACGGCCCGTCGGGCGCGGGCAAGTCGCTGACCTTGCAGGCCATTGCCGGCCTGCTGCATCCTTCGTCGGGCCACGTGCGGCTCGACGGCCGCACGCTGTACGACTCGGCCCAGGGCATCGACGTGCCCGCGCCGGCGCGGCGCATCGGCTACTTGTTCCAGGACTACGCGCTGTTCCCGCACCTGAGCGTGCGCGAGAACGTGGCCTTCGGGCTGACCGCATGGCACCGCCGCAAGCCGGCTGCGAAAGACGCCGAACGCGTGCACGCCCTGCTCGAAAGCTTCGGCCTTGCGGCGCTGGCCGACAGCCGACCGCAGAGCCTGTCGGGCGGCCAGCAGCAGCGCGTGGCGCTCGCGCGTGCGCTGGCCTGCGAGCCGCAAGTGCTGCTGCTCGACGAGCCTTTTGCTGCGCTCAACCCGATGCTGCGCGCGGAGCTGCGCAACGAACTTGCGCAGGTGCGCAGGCAGTGGGGCATTCCGGTGCTGATGATCACGCACGACATCGAGGACGTGCTCGCGCTGGCCGACGTGGCCTTCGTCTACAAGGATGGGCAGGTGGTGCGCGAGATCGACCTGCACAATGCCGAAAGCCGCGACTTTGCGCTGCGCGATATCGCTGGCGTGCAGGCTGTGGAAGAGACGCCGTTGCGCAGCAAGTTGCGCGGGCTGCTGATGCAAGACGTACGCGGCTGA
- a CDS encoding YlcI/YnfO family protein encodes MKTATIPSVRVEPEFRDEVEQVLGKGESLSQFVEAAVRACVLQRKSQAEFVARGMKSLASARRSGEYVEAGEVMHRLKAKLETAKKQQSAARR; translated from the coding sequence ATGAAAACCGCCACCATCCCTTCCGTGCGTGTCGAGCCCGAGTTCCGCGACGAAGTCGAGCAAGTGCTCGGCAAGGGTGAATCCTTGTCCCAGTTCGTCGAGGCAGCCGTCCGCGCCTGTGTTCTGCAGCGAAAGAGCCAGGCCGAGTTCGTCGCCCGTGGCATGAAGTCGTTGGCGAGCGCGCGCCGCAGCGGCGAGTATGTCGAGGCTGGCGAAGTGATGCATCGTCTCAAGGCAAAACTCGAAACGGCAAAGAAGCAGCAGAGCGCGGCGCGTCGGTGA
- a CDS encoding type II toxin-antitoxin system RelE/ParE family toxin gives MSYSVRFTRQAADDLERLYDFVLERELARGGDLELASRALEAIEHGIATLGFSPFTCRKAGDSPFIRELVIPFGASGYVALFEIEANDSIVVAAVRHQREDDYH, from the coding sequence GTGAGCTACTCGGTCCGGTTCACGCGCCAGGCGGCTGACGACTTGGAGCGGCTGTACGACTTTGTCCTCGAGCGAGAGCTCGCGAGGGGCGGCGATCTGGAGTTGGCCTCGCGGGCCCTCGAGGCTATCGAGCACGGCATTGCCACACTCGGTTTTTCGCCCTTCACTTGCCGCAAGGCGGGCGACAGCCCCTTCATCCGCGAACTTGTGATTCCCTTCGGTGCCAGCGGCTACGTCGCATTGTTCGAAATAGAAGCGAACGACTCGATCGTCGTGGCCGCTGTCAGGCATCAGCGGGAAGACGATTACCACTGA
- a CDS encoding FdhF/YdeP family oxidoreductase, producing the protein MSSEQKIEFYKGPAGGWGALRSVTTALLRQDIPIKGAKTLLSANQPDGFDCPGCAWPDRNHASTFEFCENGVKAVAAEATARRAGPELFAKHTVAELAAQSDFWLEDQGRLTHPMAYDAASDKYVPIEWDDAFARIARHLNALPDPNQAIFYTSGRASNEAAFLYQLFVREYGTNNFPDCSNMCHEPSGSGMRPQFGVGKGTVTLDDFEKADAIFIFGQNPGTNHPRMLGELRSASKRGARIVSFNPLRERGLERFADPQDKLEMATMGSTPISTHYFQLRVGGDFSVIKGMMKHVIEREDEAVARGEPSVLDHEFIATHTTGFDALAADLRAESWDILVQESGLSEAQIRAAADVYLGAKRVIACWGMGITQHQHSVATIQMIGNWLMLCGHMGREGAGACPVRGHSNVQGDRTMGIWEKPPAALLDRLQKVFDFEPPRQNGVDTVEAIRLMLDGKGKVFFALGGNFAAATPDTYQTWKALQQCDLTVHVTTKLNRSHVVHGREALILPCLGRTEIDMQAAGPQGVTVEDSMSMVHISMGINPPASQHLLSEPAIVARLAAATIGARSKTPWLWLIEDYARIRDKIEAVFDDFKDFNTRVAHPGGFRLRNTASERVWNTASKKAVFFTHAVPLDTHSHRARARFAKKGDTIVFTLLTTRSHDQYNTTIYGMDDRYRGVFGQRRVVFINKEDIHKLGMKDGDWVDIQTVWNDGQERRADRFKLVAYDIPRGNIAAYYPETNPLVPLSAVAENAGTPTSKSIPVVLVPHELPIQKLAEDQADGMVAA; encoded by the coding sequence ATGAGCAGTGAGCAGAAGATCGAGTTTTACAAGGGCCCTGCGGGCGGTTGGGGCGCACTGCGCAGCGTGACGACTGCGCTGCTGCGGCAGGACATTCCCATCAAGGGCGCGAAGACCCTGCTGTCGGCCAACCAGCCCGACGGCTTCGACTGCCCCGGCTGCGCCTGGCCCGACCGCAACCATGCCTCGACCTTCGAGTTCTGCGAGAACGGCGTCAAGGCCGTGGCCGCCGAAGCCACCGCGCGCCGCGCCGGCCCCGAGCTGTTCGCCAAGCACACCGTGGCCGAACTCGCTGCGCAAAGCGACTTCTGGCTCGAAGACCAGGGCCGCCTCACGCACCCCATGGCCTACGACGCGGCCAGCGACAAGTACGTGCCCATCGAATGGGACGACGCCTTCGCGCGCATCGCCCGGCATCTGAACGCGCTGCCCGACCCGAACCAGGCCATCTTCTACACCTCGGGCCGCGCGAGCAACGAGGCGGCCTTTCTGTACCAGCTGTTCGTGCGCGAGTACGGCACCAACAATTTTCCCGATTGCTCGAACATGTGCCACGAGCCCAGCGGCAGCGGCATGCGCCCGCAGTTCGGCGTGGGCAAGGGCACAGTCACGCTCGACGACTTCGAGAAGGCCGACGCGATCTTCATCTTCGGCCAGAACCCCGGCACCAACCATCCGCGCATGCTCGGCGAGCTGCGCTCGGCTTCCAAGCGCGGCGCGCGCATCGTGAGCTTCAACCCGCTGCGCGAGCGCGGCCTGGAGCGCTTTGCCGATCCGCAGGACAAGCTCGAGATGGCGACCATGGGCTCCACGCCCATCAGCACGCACTACTTCCAGCTGCGCGTGGGCGGCGACTTCTCCGTCATCAAGGGGATGATGAAGCACGTCATCGAGCGCGAAGACGAAGCGGTCGCGCGCGGCGAGCCCTCGGTGCTCGACCATGAATTCATTGCCACGCACACCACCGGCTTCGACGCGCTGGCAGCTGACCTGCGCGCCGAGTCGTGGGACATCCTGGTGCAGGAGTCGGGCCTGAGCGAAGCGCAGATCCGCGCCGCAGCCGACGTGTACCTGGGCGCCAAGCGCGTCATCGCCTGCTGGGGCATGGGCATCACGCAGCACCAGCATTCGGTCGCCACCATCCAGATGATCGGCAACTGGCTCATGCTGTGCGGCCACATGGGCCGCGAAGGCGCGGGCGCCTGCCCGGTGCGCGGCCACAGCAACGTGCAGGGCGACCGCACCATGGGCATCTGGGAAAAGCCGCCTGCAGCCCTGCTCGACCGGCTGCAGAAGGTGTTCGACTTCGAGCCGCCGCGGCAGAACGGCGTCGACACGGTCGAGGCCATCCGGTTGATGCTCGACGGCAAGGGCAAGGTGTTCTTCGCGCTCGGCGGCAACTTTGCGGCCGCGACGCCCGACACCTACCAGACCTGGAAGGCGCTGCAGCAGTGCGACCTGACGGTGCACGTGACCACCAAGCTCAACCGCAGCCACGTGGTCCACGGGCGCGAGGCGCTGATATTGCCTTGCCTGGGCCGCACCGAGATCGACATGCAGGCCGCCGGCCCGCAGGGCGTGACGGTGGAAGACTCGATGAGCATGGTGCACATCTCGATGGGCATCAACCCGCCTGCGTCGCAGCACCTGCTGTCGGAGCCGGCCATCGTGGCGCGGCTCGCGGCCGCCACCATCGGCGCGCGAAGCAAGACGCCGTGGCTGTGGCTCATCGAAGACTACGCGCGCATCCGCGACAAGATCGAAGCCGTTTTCGACGACTTCAAGGACTTCAACACGCGCGTGGCGCACCCCGGCGGCTTTCGCCTGCGCAACACCGCGAGCGAGCGCGTGTGGAACACCGCGTCGAAGAAGGCCGTGTTCTTCACGCACGCCGTGCCGCTGGACACCCATTCGCATCGCGCCCGCGCGCGCTTCGCGAAGAAGGGCGACACCATCGTCTTCACGCTGCTGACCACGCGTTCGCATGACCAGTACAACACCACCATCTACGGCATGGACGACCGCTACCGCGGTGTGTTCGGCCAGCGCCGCGTGGTGTTCATCAACAAGGAAGACATCCACAAGCTCGGCATGAAAGACGGTGACTGGGTCGACATCCAGACCGTGTGGAACGACGGCCAGGAGCGCCGCGCCGACCGCTTCAAGCTGGTGGCCTACGACATTCCGCGCGGCAACATCGCGGCCTACTACCCCGAGACCAATCCGCTGGTGCCGCTGTCGGCTGTGGCGGAGAACGCGGGCACGCCGACTTCCAAGTCCATTCCCGTGGTGCTGGTGCCGCACGAGCTGCCGATCCAGAAGCTGGCGGAGGACCAGGCGGACGGGATGGTGGCTGCATGA
- the fdhD gene encoding formate dehydrogenase accessory sulfurtransferase FdhD, translated as MSQPDLADSEDTLPPLSRHAVHVFGERGVGPEGVVRDDTLAAEVPVALVFNGVSHAVMMATPQDLEAFALGFALSEGILDTAADCRGIEVQTVDASDAGLPEGMPGIEVQLEISTRSFERLKDRRRSLAGRTGCGVCGVESFAGLDLSPQRVPQRDWIERVDLAAVLRAFAAMSPRQILNAEAGAIHAAAWATVDGELTDLMEDVGRHNALDKLLGKLALAGRLEEPGFVLMSSRGSHELVRKCARLGIAAMATISAPTSMGVRMAELCGLRFWGLCRAPRGVLYADGRRNGN; from the coding sequence ATGTCGCAGCCAGACCTCGCCGATTCCGAAGACACCCTGCCGCCGCTCTCACGGCATGCCGTGCATGTCTTCGGCGAACGAGGCGTTGGGCCCGAAGGCGTGGTGCGTGACGACACCCTGGCGGCCGAGGTGCCGGTCGCGCTGGTGTTCAACGGCGTCTCGCACGCCGTGATGATGGCCACGCCACAAGACCTCGAAGCCTTTGCGCTCGGCTTCGCGCTGAGTGAAGGCATCCTCGACACCGCCGCCGATTGCCGAGGCATCGAAGTGCAGACGGTCGATGCCTCCGATGCCGGATTGCCCGAAGGCATGCCCGGCATCGAGGTGCAGCTTGAAATTTCCACCCGCAGCTTCGAACGCCTGAAAGACCGCCGCCGCAGCCTTGCCGGCCGTACAGGCTGCGGCGTATGTGGCGTCGAGAGCTTCGCGGGGCTCGATCTCTCGCCGCAGCGCGTGCCGCAACGCGACTGGATCGAACGCGTCGACCTGGCGGCAGTGCTGCGCGCCTTCGCCGCCATGTCGCCGCGCCAGATCCTCAACGCCGAAGCCGGTGCGATCCATGCCGCAGCGTGGGCCACGGTCGACGGCGAACTCACCGACCTGATGGAAGACGTCGGCCGCCACAACGCACTCGACAAGCTGCTCGGCAAGCTCGCGCTGGCGGGGCGCCTTGAGGAGCCGGGTTTCGTGCTGATGTCCAGCCGCGGCAGCCATGAGCTCGTACGCAAGTGCGCGCGCCTCGGCATTGCGGCGATGGCGACCATCTCTGCGCCGACCTCGATGGGTGTGCGCATGGCCGAGCTTTGCGGCTTGCGTTTCTGGGGGCTGTGCCGCGCGCCGCGTGGTGTGCTTTATGCCGATGGGCGACGCAACGGCAATTGA
- a CDS encoding ShlB/FhaC/HecB family hemolysin secretion/activation protein has product MPVVCLLLGASSGAFAQANPSAPDPFVEQLRQQERERALREQQEKSVDSRLQEAAKIEPGRVPEAESPCFRIDRLVLSGERSADFQWALEAAAGLEANDSPLGRCLGTQGVNVVMARLQQAVIASGFVTTRVLAAPQDLATGTLTFTLVPGRIAAIRATDDSSTRLGSNRLLLLSAIPARPGDLLNLRDIEQGLENLKRAPTAEADVKIEPSTAPDARPGDSDLVVKYTQARMLRGTLSLDDSGTEATGKYQAGATASVDNLVGLNDLFYINANHSIDGHVLGNPRRGTEGQTVHYSLSWGYWLLGFTASNSQYQQTVAGLNQDYIYAGKTNNAEVKLSRLIHRDQRRKTTLAIRALRRESRSFIDDTQIENQHRVVGGWEASLSHKEFVGEATLDGTFAFRQGTGAFGAKRAPEEAFDEGTSRFRLMTADVSLNAPFKIGEQKLRYAGQWRAQWNQTQLTSQDRFGIGGRYTVRGFDGETSLLGERGWVLRNDIGWAVGQSGAELYVGIDYGHVGGKSVEWLLGNHLAGGVIGVRGAWKGLNYDVFIGAPISKPEGYRTAKVTTGFNLNFSF; this is encoded by the coding sequence ATGCCTGTTGTCTGCCTGCTGCTGGGCGCGTCGTCAGGCGCCTTCGCGCAAGCCAACCCTTCGGCTCCCGATCCCTTCGTCGAGCAACTGCGTCAGCAGGAGCGTGAGCGTGCCTTGCGTGAGCAGCAAGAGAAGTCGGTCGACAGCCGCCTGCAGGAGGCGGCGAAGATCGAACCAGGCCGTGTGCCCGAGGCAGAGTCTCCATGCTTTCGTATTGATCGTCTTGTGCTTTCGGGAGAGCGCTCGGCAGATTTTCAGTGGGCGTTGGAAGCTGCCGCCGGCCTCGAGGCGAACGACAGTCCCCTCGGCCGCTGCCTGGGCACGCAGGGCGTCAACGTCGTCATGGCTCGCCTCCAGCAAGCCGTCATCGCCAGCGGTTTTGTCACCACTCGCGTGCTGGCTGCGCCGCAGGATCTGGCTACCGGCACCCTGACATTCACCCTAGTTCCGGGGCGTATCGCGGCCATCCGCGCCACAGACGATTCGAGCACCCGTTTGGGCAGCAATCGCTTGCTGCTTCTGAGCGCCATCCCCGCCCGCCCCGGCGATCTGCTCAACCTGCGCGATATCGAGCAAGGCCTGGAGAACCTCAAGCGTGCGCCCACCGCCGAAGCCGACGTCAAGATCGAGCCCTCGACTGCGCCCGACGCCCGTCCCGGCGACAGCGACCTCGTTGTCAAGTACACGCAAGCCCGCATGCTGCGCGGCACCCTGAGCCTGGACGACAGCGGCACCGAAGCTACCGGCAAGTACCAGGCCGGTGCCACAGCTTCGGTCGACAACCTCGTCGGCCTCAACGACCTTTTCTACATCAACGCCAACCACAGCATCGACGGGCACGTGCTGGGCAACCCGCGCCGCGGCACCGAGGGCCAGACCGTCCACTACTCGCTGTCTTGGGGCTACTGGCTGCTGGGCTTCACTGCATCGAACAGTCAGTACCAGCAGACCGTGGCCGGCTTGAATCAAGACTACATCTACGCCGGCAAGACCAACAACGCCGAGGTCAAGCTTTCGCGCCTGATCCACCGCGACCAGCGCCGCAAGACCACTCTCGCGATCCGCGCCTTGCGCCGCGAGTCACGCAGCTTCATCGACGACACCCAGATCGAGAACCAGCATCGCGTTGTCGGCGGCTGGGAGGCCAGCCTGAGCCACAAGGAGTTCGTCGGCGAGGCCACGCTGGATGGCACTTTCGCGTTCCGTCAGGGCACAGGTGCCTTCGGTGCCAAGCGAGCACCCGAGGAGGCCTTCGACGAAGGTACCAGCCGCTTCCGGCTCATGACGGCCGATGTGAGCCTCAACGCGCCTTTCAAGATCGGCGAGCAGAAGTTGCGCTACGCAGGCCAGTGGCGTGCGCAGTGGAACCAGACCCAGCTCACGTCGCAGGACCGCTTCGGCATCGGCGGGCGCTACACAGTGCGCGGCTTCGACGGCGAGACCAGCCTGCTCGGTGAGCGGGGCTGGGTGCTGCGCAACGACATCGGTTGGGCTGTGGGGCAGAGCGGGGCCGAGCTCTATGTCGGCATCGACTACGGCCACGTGGGCGGCAAGTCCGTCGAGTGGCTGTTGGGCAATCACCTGGCGGGCGGCGTGATCGGCGTGCGTGGGGCATGGAAGGGGCTGAACTACGACGTCTTCATCGGCGCTCCGATCAGCAAGCCCGAGGGATATCGCACGGCCAAGGTAACGACGGGGTTCAACCTCAACTTCAGTTTTTGA